The DNA region CGGGCTGGGCGGCAGTAGTGGTGCCTGCGCCACTTGACGCAGGGCAAACCTATGGTCGCTCAGTTCCTTGATCATCTTCTCTCTTTCGACGTACTTGTCCGTGATGTTGACTTTGGCCTTGTGGATGGTTTCTCGTGTTGTCTGCTCCGTAAGGAgcgcagcaacaccagcaatACTCCTCATATCCGATCCGCAGTTTCTGTGCCAGTTCCACATTGCGAATATCAAAAAGACAACCACAGCTAGACTTAAACTCAAAAAGACCTGTACAAGACGACCCGGCGCCCGGAAGATAGCAATCTCCATAAAACAGCCAGCAAAGCTATCGACTGTACAACCTCCATGGAGTTTAAAGCCAATAGCTTCTGTTGCGAACGAGGCGGTAGCAGAGGAGACAAGAATCAACATCTGCGAGAGCAGCAAACCTGGCTCTCTTGAACGAAACAAGAGACGCCAACTGGTGAAGAAACCCTTGATGCCACCTGTTGTAAGAAACAATGAGTCCTCGGCCGATGACCCATCGGAGCGGCGCGACATGGCTTTCAAAGGTAGTAGCGCCTTGACGTGCGAATCGATGATTTGCGCCAGGATAGTGAGCGGTAacgtgatgatgatgggcaggAACGATGCCAAAAGATAAGCACCCCATGAAACCGTGTCCAAGGTGGCGGGATTCCCGTCGCTGTCATCGTCCCAGGCGCGAAAGATACCGGCGTCATCTTTGGGCCACACTGTGGCCACAGGTCGACCGTTGGAATCTGTAATCGTGACCCCCCAGTCGTACGTTGTGGGAACCTGCGTGGTTACCGTTGCCGTGGGAACCCCGTTAGAATCACGCATAGTGATGGTCTTGGGAACAAGAGGAAATTTGCCCGTCACAGTCGTCAACACTCCTTTATCGTCATACCCAGTGACAGTGGCAAACTTCAGAGTCGCAAAAGCAGTGATCGTTGCGATCGGTGTAGTCCCATGCCCACCTGTCATTGTTCTTGTCCGCCATACCCATCGCCCGCCGTTCACAATGACTGTGGCCGTAGGTTTCCCCTTGTCATCGAAGAGGGTTCTTGGTTGGTTCGCTGAGCTCCTCCCATGTCCGGTGATTGTGGCGGTCGGCCTGCCATTACTGTCTGTCAAGGTCATGACGGTTGTTGTGTATACCGCCGTTTCAGCAGGCACCCAAACGGGCGTAGTCACCGTAGTGGTGGGCTTTCCGTCAATATCACTCAGAGTGTAGGTCGAAGGAACATATGACCCCTGGCCCGGTCCTGTCACCACGACATCTTCGTATATGAGCTCAGTGGTTGTGACTGATGGAAGAGGGTTAAACAGAGTAGCAGTAACCGGTCTGGTTTCCACAATATCTGGGGCGACCTTTGCACACGGCCGAGCACCGTCGAATTGAAATTCGTTGTACTCTACCATGATCGATGGATTGAGAGCGCGCATGTCGCGTTGGGCTGTTGCAACCCTTGACCACTCAGACCAACACGAGGGCTCCAGAAAGACGAAGGCAGGGCCGTCGCAAATGATCGTACAGTCCGATTCGGTTGCTTTATCCAGTGGAAAGAAGTTGATATTGCTGATAAACTTTACTGGGGTGCGGACGTATGGTATGTCCCCAGGCCGAGAACTTTTCCAATATGCAATATGCCAGAAGGATAGCCTGATTCGGTATCCCGCTATTTGCCCATACTTGTCCTTGGGCGGCACTCGACGTTGTATCCCATAGGGGCTGGTTCTGTTTGAGCTCAAAGTTCCGTTGGTCGGAACGTGTATGACAGGATATCCGATACGCTCACCGAATTCCATGGCCTCTGTTGGCAGGGCATCCCATCCTGACATTGCCGTTGACGTTGACGCTGAAGTCGACGTTGAGATCAAGATCGGCTCCGGGGTGAACACtgagctgctggtgtttTGCGGGAAGGATGTGAAGACCGGAGGAGCCGTGCTTGTTGCAGATGGCGTTCCAGTGGACGAGAATCCAGTGGTTGTGGACAACTGGGACGAGTCTTCCTCTGCTCTAGCCTTATAGAGGCGTGGTGCCAGGAAGGGGCCGTAGGCTCCAGTACCGTCTTCGTACCCGTACTCATTAAGGACGGGCAATCGGTTTTCCGCGATTGTGATTGTTCGAAAACCATATTCGAGTGCCACAATGAGGCCAATGATGCTAGCACAATGAGTCTTGTTAGCGAACCTTGATCATGAAAGTGGAGAAGAGGCACCTACTAGAGACCGATTGCAATCAAGAAAGGAGTTCTGAGGACCAAAGGCTTCGTGTTGTGAAGATCCTCGTCTGGTTGTTGAGACTGAGTATCACTCGATGGCGGCAACCTAGTCCGCAGGGCCTTGAAAGGCGCCTTCAAAATTCTGGACATGGTCGGCTTACAACAAGCACGCCGACTTCCGCGAGATCCAAGACAGTGAGAGAGTCGTGGTCAGGCGTGAAACTCGGGGTCAGGCGGGGGAGAAGCCCACTCCCTTGTATACCCATGAAGAAGGGAAAGCCATCACGTCGATCTGAGTCGTCTGCGGGCCATCTCTAATGCCGTTGCTCAAGACCCTTACTCATCTGTTCATCAATGCAACGACACCATCGTGTCTCAGCGACCAGAATGAGACCCAAGAGCCGCGAGGTGCCGGCATGACCTCTATGCATCCGGCCGGTTAGGGCTACAGTTTTCGGGTCAGTACTAGCCAAGCGTGTGCCGATATTTCTGTTGCCTACCATCTGAGAGGCACAGCCTCGAGATATACACCCATGTATCGTTGCCGTAGTGGCTCGCTTGGGTTGAGTAACCCCTCGGGTAAAAAAAAGCTAGTTCAACAGACAAGGTCTAGGTCGGCGTGCAACTGTGACTCCAGACAGCCTTGCAGATTCGGGAAATGATTCTCGGCGCCGACGACTCATCGTCCACCTATGGAATGCTACGCTTACCGGACGACTAGACGTAGTAAGCTTAGCATAAGGCGCAGCACCAACAAAGGTACCTACTTTTAGAGGTAATTCAGACAAAGGTACCGGCATTTGAGGCCGTTGAGAAGAATCAAGAGGTGATAACGTGATGGAGTCTTTGCGCAAGCCTTTGGGGGCCATGGGGGCAAACCTCCACTTccgtcctccccgcccctTGTTTAGCCCCCACACACTCGCGTCCTCGAACGGCCGACCTGAGCACCTTCCTGTTAGAACATTGGGACAAACTTTGTTCATCCATCAAGATCGTGGGAGCAATAGAGTTGCTGTCACGTTACCAGATACCCGAAATGTAACAACTAGATCATGAAATCAATCGATATCCTAAACCGTCCAGAACAGTGTCATAGGCATCATACACATCATCTCAATTTGAGCCTCCCAATCCAGCCATGCAACGCCGAAACATCATTCAACTTCTTACATATCATATCTCTGCCTCCAACCTCCAGTAGCCACCCGCGGGGCATTTAACTTTTCATCCACCACTCTCCCCATTGCcatcccctcatcctcactctcctccccatcatcatcgtcagccTCGTTGTACCCATGCACGCTTGCCGTTCCCGTATCATTCGCCGAGCCGTTCCACGAACTAGCGACCAGTACCGGCGCATTCGGATGCCATCCCACATCTCTCACAATAGTGCTCCAGTCATTCTCGAAGCTATGCAATCTATACCGCCTCATCCTGAGTCTCGTGTTGCTTCCAGTGGCTGACTCTGTGGCTTTTTGAACGTCAATGGTCTTCGCGAGTGTGGCGTCCATGTTCCAAATGTATACATGCCCATCTGCACTTCCAGAGTAGACGTATCGACTATCTGTGCTGTTGGGTGGCGAAAAGTGGCATCTGATGAGTGTCCTCTGAACCTTGTGTCCACGGAAAGTCACGACTGAGTTGTCGTGGGGGTGCTGATACCATCGTGAGTCGTCATATTCTTGCCAGCGGTAGTCGAACTGATAATCTGGAGATTGAGTGATGGCCGTTGGGTTTGTTGAAAGGAAGGTGGAGGTAGACATTGCTTTGCGCAAGTCCCACAGTTTCATCGACTGGTCTTTACCATTGGAAAGGATGTAACGACCATCCTGCTTGGAGTCGATATAGGTAAGGCCTTCGGTGTGTCCTACAAAGGCCCCGGCTGGGCGGCCGTCACCAATGGAACGGGTGTCCCATACTTTAATCGTACTATAGAGACATGGCATCAGTTACCATCTCAAGACTTTCTGtgcagaaaagaagaaaaccTACCAGTCATCTGAGCCGGAGTACAGGATGTGAGGCGAGTTCTTGTCGGCAAAGCAAACGGCGTTCACATCGTCGTTATGCCCATGAACGTGATGTAATGTTGTGCGTGTTTCGATGTCATACACTACCACGGAGTCGGTATTCGTGCCCGCGACAAGCTGACGCCCATCGCCCGAGAACCTCACGGAGAAGATAGCAAAGCTCCCACCATACCCAGGCTGACTGTGCCCTCCGGCAAAGTTAAGTGTGTATGAATCGCCGGTATCCTTCGGGTCGGTGGGAGCAATCGCAACTTCAGGCTGCAACGACGTAAACGCCAGCCAGCGGTTATCAGGGCTGAGGTCGGCATCGGTCATCGTCCATTGACCAAACGGGTAGTCGAACGTTTTGTAGTACTTCCAGTCGTAAACATTCGAGGTATCGTATAACCGTACTTTAAAGTCTTTGTTGCAGGTGTAAAAGAAGTTGCCATCGTCGGAGAACTGGCCGCAACAAACGGGATCGTCGTAATGGATAATCATCTCTGGCTTGGATACCGGTATCATCTGTTGCAGCATCATTCCTCGATTCCTCAGCTGCTCAGCCTTGCCGCCCAGACCTAGCTCTCGATCGAGAATCCTCCTCGAGATATCCTTATACCTCCGATCACGGATATCAAACGACCCAAACGCCCCCGACTCCATCAgtttcctcccctcctcactcGGTACCTTGGGAAACCTATCCGGGTCTTGTCTGTTGGTCCGCCGCTGATacatcatctcatcaacctcggcatcatcaaaaaTCAAGTCCGTAAGATCATGCCCTCTCAGCAAAGCAAGAATCTGTCGCTGGCTCAACCCAACTGCCCCCGAGGCACCTACAAATCGTCAGCCGGGTCTCATCAATCACCCCCAGTCAACACTCACCATTCCCAACAAGTCTCACAATTCTCCTCAGTAGCtgacccccctccctctcctcggcAGTAGCTtgattatcatcatcatcttcttcttcatcttcttcatcttcttcatcttcttcatcttcttcatcttcttcatcttcgtcatcttcttcatcttcttcatcctcatcatcctcatcatcctcattaCCGACCGGAACCTGCTCCAacacaacctccaactcGAGTCCCTCGGCATCGCCGGACGCATGAAGCCGCTCATGTTCTGCCATTTCTTCCCTCAAAATTTCATCATAATACTCCTGGTCATATTCCTCTCCGTCTTCGACCCGCTCGCGAGTAGCTTCATGCATCGAATACGGGACGTAGGAGGTCCAGTCGTCGGAATCCAGCGGGCCGCCATCGTTGGGGTCACCGCGGTAATTGTCGCTACTCATTGTGGTAGACTGAAAAACTGTTGAAACGTCGACGCTGAAAGTCCAAAGTGTTGTTGTATTTCGACCGGTTGAAGCCAGCTGTGGTGAGAGGCAAGTCGATTGATAAGCCACGAGGGGTAGTTCAAATGCGCTTTAACAGATCGCTTTTCAAAAGCGAGAAATATCACTCGTGACAAGCAAACGAGTTCTCAAAAGCGCATCATGAAGAAAAGAGCAAAGCAATTGTTTCATTGACTAAATGGATGACACGGGCATGGCACCTCACTTCGCCGCCGTTGTACCAGAGCCACAAGCTATCTCACCCACCCTTCTAGCACTGAACACCGGCCGATATATACTAGTGACGACATTACTGGGACAAATCGGATGCTGGGCTCTGGGGAGGTCGCTATCATGCGGAGTTTAGCACCCGGAATTAACTTGTGAGGGGAATGAGTGAGGGGCAATCAATCGGCTGGGTGGGGCGGTGATCGTGCTGACAAAGC from Podospora pseudoanserina strain CBS 124.78 chromosome 1, whole genome shotgun sequence includes:
- a CDS encoding hypothetical protein (EggNog:ENOG503P4NS; COG:S); this encodes MSRILKAPFKALRTRLPPSSDTQSQQPDEDLHNTKPLVLRTPFLIAIGLYIIGLIVALEYGFRTITIAENRLPVLNEYGYEDGTGAYGPFLAPRLYKARAEEDSSQLSTTTGFSSTGTPSATSTAPPVFTSFPQNTSSSVFTPEPILISTSTSASTSTAMSGWDALPTEAMEFGERIGYPVIHVPTNGTLSSNRTSPYGIQRRVPPKDKYGQIAGYRIRLSFWHIAYWKSSRPGDIPYVRTPVKFISNINFFPLDKATESDCTIICDGPAFVFLEPSCWSEWSRVATAQRDMRALNPSIMVEYNEFQFDGARPCAKVAPDIVETRPVTATLFNPLPSVTTTELIYEDVVVTGPGQGSYVPSTYTLSDIDGKPTTTVTTPVWVPAETAVYTTTVMTLTDSNGRPTATITGHGRSSANQPRTLFDDKGKPTATVIVNGGRWVWRTRTMTGGHGTTPIATITAFATLKFATVTGYDDKGVLTTVTGKFPLVPKTITMRDSNGVPTATVTTQVPTTYDWGVTITDSNGRPVATVWPKDDAGIFRAWDDDSDGNPATLDTVSWGAYLLASFLPIIITLPLTILAQIIDSHVKALLPLKAMSRRSDGSSAEDSLFLTTGGIKGFFTSWRLLFRSREPGLLLSQMLILVSSATASFATEAIGFKLHGGCTVDSFAGCFMEIAIFRAPGRLVQVFLSLSLAVVVFLIFAMWNWHRNCGSDMRSIAGVAALLTEQTTRETIHKAKVNITDKYVEREKMIKELSDHRFALRQVAQAPLLPPSPRHSPTATSISSETSLGLSSSQSSSQKKYGPYCTVRHLTNRSNTNRPHLALVTLPNEGQKQPGASKKTSDKKLFSLNPVAQDYIAQVLFLLTIIGFLIMILYYELTSFHDSAFEIFMNSQNLGVRALFAGLGFIISLFWDSYFFNIATREPYRLLSRHPRLLQTDGTRRSNRFFTTPPPLHVFEALTPSSIFYSLQDGSFIVPAVAAVTVLSKLTPPLLSNIPFVPWLTWETHQVCAWSVVGTLVLMILVLGWNLVAVRYPYMPVNPGGDGMGLVGWVYYLCDSNVRAELGEVYSRRQEVENRGGVWGWWKGRGQGGEKTEGSEGERGRYVTFGEVTEAQTGGMRVGIGEYGVGRG
- a CDS encoding hypothetical protein (COG:S; EggNog:ENOG503NY2P) — its product is MSSDNYRGDPNDGGPLDSDDWTSYVPYSMHEATRERVEDGEEYDQEYYDEILREEMAEHERLHASGDAEGLELEVVLEQVPVGNEDDEDDEDEEDEEDDEDEEDEEDEEDEEDEEDEEEDDDDNQATAEEREGGQLLRRIVRLVGNGASGAVGLSQRQILALLRGHDLTDLIFDDAEVDEMMYQRRTNRQDPDRFPKVPSEEGRKLMESGAFGSFDIRDRRYKDISRRILDRELGLGGKAEQLRNRGMMLQQMIPVSKPEMIIHYDDPVCCGQFSDDGNFFYTCNKDFKVRLYDTSNVYDWKYYKTFDYPFGQWTMTDADLSPDNRWLAFTSLQPEVAIAPTDPKDTGDSYTLNFAGGHSQPGYGGSFAIFSVRFSGDGRQLVAGTNTDSVVVYDIETRTTLHHVHGHNDDVNAVCFADKNSPHILYSGSDDCTIKVWDTRSIGDGRPAGAFVGHTEGLTYIDSKQDGRYILSNGKDQSMKLWDLRKAMSTSTFLSTNPTAITQSPDYQFDYRWQEYDDSRWYQHPHDNSVVTFRGHKVQRTLIRCHFSPPNSTDSRYVYSGSADGHVYIWNMDATLAKTIDVQKATESATGSNTRLRMRRYRLHSFENDWSTIVRDVGWHPNAPVLVASSWNGSANDTGTASVHGYNEADDDDGEESEDEGMAMGRVVDEKLNAPRVATGGWRQRYDM